In one Dehalogenimonas formicexedens genomic region, the following are encoded:
- a CDS encoding phosphatase PAP2 family protein, which yields MPHTSTRAFPLALYLLICLGFIILFIIAKNPPSSLDTAISNYFQNLNVPFLNAVMSGASFLGETWPSILLAASVTVWLWVKGLRREAVWFVIALLAVSSTTSLIKNIADRTRPNGEEFSFISGHTSYFTVFGGYLVVNFQKLVHQISLLTLGRAVIITIVAIIAFSRIYLGVHWPTDVLGGFLWGLIVLIPVSWAVDSRQRIAA from the coding sequence TTGCCACACACGTCGACAAGGGCTTTTCCGTTGGCGCTGTATCTCCTTATCTGCCTCGGTTTCATCATCCTCTTTATCATCGCCAAAAACCCGCCGTCGAGCCTCGATACCGCCATCAGCAACTATTTTCAAAATTTAAACGTGCCCTTCCTCAATGCCGTTATGAGCGGCGCTTCTTTCCTGGGCGAGACCTGGCCGTCCATCCTGTTGGCTGCATCGGTAACCGTCTGGTTGTGGGTGAAAGGGTTGCGTCGTGAGGCGGTTTGGTTCGTGATCGCGCTTCTTGCTGTTTCATCTACCACTTCCCTGATAAAAAATATCGCCGATAGGACACGCCCGAACGGCGAGGAATTCAGCTTCATTTCTGGTCATACCTCTTATTTCACGGTTTTCGGCGGGTATCTGGTGGTCAATTTTCAGAAACTTGTTCACCAAATATCGTTGTTGACTCTAGGACGTGCGGTAATCATCACCATCGTAGCCATTATCGCCTTTTCACGAATATATCTCGGGGTGCATTGGCCCACGGACGTACTGGGGGGCTTTTTGTGGGGATTGATTGTGCTTATCCCGGTAAGTTGGGCGGTTGATAGCCGGCAACGAATTGCTGCATAA
- a CDS encoding DUF4342 domain-containing protein: MSTEKFTVSGDKVVGKVKEIIHQGNIRRVRLIHEGKAIIDIPLSVGAPAAAVGILAAPLLAAVGAFAALVTETTIEVEKTDEKPAETK, translated from the coding sequence ATGTCCACCGAGAAATTCACCGTCTCCGGCGACAAGGTGGTCGGCAAGGTCAAGGAAATCATCCATCAGGGCAATATCCGGCGCGTCCGTTTGATCCATGAGGGTAAGGCTATAATCGATATCCCCCTCTCGGTGGGGGCTCCGGCGGCCGCCGTCGGTATCCTGGCGGCGCCTCTCCTGGCGGCGGTCGGCGCATTCGCGGCGCTGGTAACCGAGACGACTATCGAGGTCGAGAAGACCGACGAAAAGCCCGCGGAAACTAAATAG
- the polA gene encoding DNA polymerase I codes for MTHRAEPAPSKPRIVLFDASALVHRAFHAFAHGRQLTISGTGEVTSAVFGFTNILLKVLADLKPDCYAIAFDRKGPTFRHEMSAEYKAHRPPTPSELITQLGRVHQLVEAFDMPIFEQQGYEADDLLGTVARRAEADGAEVVIVTGDADAMQLVDDDVKVLYPKPGGTFSDTILYNAEAVKGKFGVPPNRVADYKALVGDSSDNIGGVPGVGQKTAVKLLTEFDGIDEIYQNIELIRPEKLRELLRREEKAARDSLKLATIVTDLPIEFDIDKCQICRLNREKAIPLLRELEFTSLINRLPKADSAGKGTAQPESPEAIPTPPSIECQYTLVDTIEKLNHLVQKLAGTGKFALDTETTSLDTLTADLVGLSIATAPGESFYLPVGHVGVEGTQLELFEVKRALGPVLAEKKITKIAHNAKFDLQALQTAGFAVNGLDFDTMLAAHLLGEKAPGLKNLASTRLHVEMTPITELIGEGKSQICISRCGLKETSDYSCADADMTFRLAGNLEPELKNQNQWKLFSEVEMPLVPVIMDMERAGIALDTERLGKMSIDLGGQLKNIENEIYSLAGHEFNIASPKQLGDVLFGELHLPSGRKTKTGYCTDAAVLDELKDEHAIVRKVLEFRTLTKLKSTYVDVLPAMISPRDGRLHTSFNQARTATGRLSSSDPNLQNIPVRGELGREIRKAFVAPPGYALLAADYSQIDLRALAHLSGDPDLIAAFNHDEDIHTATAMRLYEVPKEAVTKDMRRFAKTVNFGVIYGMSDYGLEQATELTRTQSSEFITRYFERYPGVKTYLEATKEQARSRGYVETILGRRRYIPEINASNRQVREAAERMAINMPVQGTSADIIKVAMLHVIREMKERKLKSRLLLQVHDELIFEVPQHELIFMSEMAPRLMAAAVELAVPLKVDMKYGANWGAME; via the coding sequence ATGACCCATCGTGCCGAACCGGCCCCCAGCAAACCTCGAATCGTCCTTTTCGACGCCAGCGCCCTGGTGCACCGCGCTTTCCACGCCTTCGCCCACGGGCGGCAGCTCACTATCTCCGGAACCGGCGAAGTCACCTCAGCGGTCTTCGGTTTCACCAATATCCTGCTGAAGGTCCTGGCCGATCTTAAGCCCGACTGCTATGCTATCGCCTTCGACCGCAAGGGGCCGACCTTCCGACACGAGATGTCGGCAGAATATAAGGCTCACCGCCCGCCGACCCCGAGTGAACTCATAACCCAGTTGGGCCGGGTGCACCAGTTGGTGGAGGCCTTCGACATGCCGATATTCGAACAACAGGGTTACGAGGCTGACGACCTCCTGGGGACTGTTGCCCGCAGGGCGGAGGCGGACGGGGCGGAAGTGGTGATCGTGACTGGGGATGCCGATGCCATGCAGCTTGTCGATGACGACGTCAAGGTGCTTTATCCCAAGCCGGGAGGCACTTTCTCCGATACCATCCTCTATAACGCCGAAGCCGTCAAAGGCAAGTTCGGCGTGCCGCCAAATCGGGTCGCCGATTACAAGGCCCTGGTGGGCGATTCTTCGGATAACATCGGCGGCGTACCCGGGGTTGGCCAGAAGACGGCAGTGAAACTTCTGACCGAATTCGACGGCATCGACGAGATCTACCAGAATATCGAACTCATCAGACCCGAAAAGCTGCGGGAGCTGTTGCGGCGGGAGGAAAAAGCCGCCCGGGACAGCCTGAAGCTGGCCACCATTGTCACCGATCTGCCGATCGAGTTCGACATCGACAAGTGCCAGATCTGCCGCCTTAACCGGGAAAAGGCCATTCCGCTGCTGCGTGAACTGGAATTCACCAGCTTGATCAACCGCTTGCCGAAGGCCGACAGCGCGGGCAAGGGTACGGCGCAACCGGAGTCGCCGGAAGCGATCCCGACACCACCGTCCATCGAATGCCAATACACGCTTGTCGACACCATAGAGAAATTGAACCATCTGGTACAAAAGCTTGCCGGGACCGGCAAATTTGCCCTGGATACCGAGACGACAAGCCTCGACACTCTGACCGCCGACCTGGTCGGACTTTCAATCGCGACAGCCCCCGGCGAAAGCTTTTACCTGCCGGTGGGCCATGTGGGGGTTGAAGGCACCCAGCTTGAATTGTTCGAGGTCAAAAGGGCTTTAGGCCCAGTCCTGGCGGAGAAAAAGATCACCAAGATCGCCCACAACGCCAAGTTCGACCTCCAGGCGTTGCAGACAGCCGGTTTCGCCGTCAACGGCCTGGACTTCGACACCATGCTGGCCGCTCACTTGTTGGGGGAAAAGGCGCCCGGACTCAAGAACCTGGCTTCGACCCGCCTTCATGTTGAAATGACGCCTATTACCGAACTCATCGGGGAAGGCAAAAGCCAGATCTGCATCTCTCGCTGCGGTTTGAAGGAGACGTCGGATTATTCCTGCGCCGACGCCGATATGACTTTCCGGCTGGCCGGGAACCTTGAACCGGAGTTGAAGAACCAGAACCAGTGGAAGCTCTTTTCCGAGGTCGAGATGCCGCTGGTACCGGTCATTATGGACATGGAACGCGCCGGAATCGCTTTAGATACCGAACGGCTGGGGAAAATGTCGATCGACCTAGGCGGGCAGCTCAAGAACATCGAAAACGAGATTTATTCCCTGGCGGGGCACGAGTTCAACATAGCGTCTCCGAAGCAGCTTGGCGACGTCTTGTTCGGGGAACTTCACCTGCCTTCAGGCAGAAAAACGAAGACCGGTTACTGCACCGATGCCGCCGTGCTCGACGAACTTAAAGACGAGCACGCCATAGTCCGGAAAGTCCTGGAATTCCGCACCCTGACAAAGCTCAAATCCACCTATGTCGACGTTCTGCCGGCGATGATCTCGCCCCGCGACGGGCGCCTGCACACCAGCTTCAACCAGGCCCGCACCGCAACGGGCAGGCTTTCTTCGAGCGATCCCAATCTGCAAAACATACCGGTCCGCGGCGAGCTGGGACGCGAGATCCGCAAAGCCTTCGTGGCGCCGCCCGGGTATGCGCTGCTGGCCGCAGATTATTCCCAGATCGATCTCCGGGCGCTGGCCCATCTTTCCGGCGACCCCGACCTGATAGCCGCGTTCAACCACGATGAGGACATCCATACCGCCACGGCGATGAGGCTCTACGAGGTACCGAAGGAAGCCGTGACCAAGGACATGCGCCGTTTTGCCAAGACGGTGAATTTCGGCGTTATTTACGGCATGAGCGATTACGGGCTGGAACAGGCAACGGAGCTGACCCGTACCCAGTCTTCCGAGTTCATCACCAGGTATTTCGAACGTTATCCCGGCGTAAAGACCTATCTCGAGGCCACCAAGGAACAGGCCAGGTCGCGCGGCTATGTCGAGACTATCCTTGGCCGGCGCCGCTACATACCGGAGATCAACGCCTCCAACCGGCAGGTGCGGGAAGCCGCGGAGCGGATGGCGATCAACATGCCGGTCCAGGGGACTTCGGCGGATATCATCAAGGTGGCCATGTTGCACGTAATCCGCGAGATGAAAGAGCGGAAACTCAAGAGCCGCCTGCTGCTCCAGGTTCACGATGAGCTGATTTTCGAAGTGCCGCAACACGAGCTCATCTTCATGTCGGAAATGGCGCCCCGCCTGATGGCGGCGGCGGTGGAACTGGCCGTCCCGCTCAAGGTAGATATGAAATACGGAGCCAACTGGGGAGCGATGGAATAG
- a CDS encoding response regulator — protein MDKGKTTILLADDHAIVRRGIKALLEYEPDFIVVAEASDGLQALEQLEAVKPHILVTNLSMPNMSGIELLKAMKKRNIPTRSIVLSMCGDSPYITGAFDAGAFGYILKESGVEHLVTAIREAQMGRRYLSPPLSTG, from the coding sequence TTGGATAAAGGCAAGACAACCATTCTGCTGGCTGATGACCACGCCATAGTAAGGCGCGGTATCAAAGCCCTTCTGGAATACGAACCGGACTTCATCGTGGTGGCGGAAGCCAGCGACGGTCTTCAGGCTTTAGAACAGCTGGAAGCGGTCAAGCCGCATATCCTGGTGACCAACCTGAGCATGCCGAACATGAGCGGTATCGAGCTGCTCAAGGCGATGAAAAAAAGGAATATCCCGACTCGATCGATAGTCCTTTCAATGTGCGGCGACAGCCCTTATATTACTGGAGCTTTCGATGCCGGGGCATTCGGCTACATCCTCAAGGAATCCGGGGTAGAGCACCTGGTCACCGCCATCCGCGAGGCTCAGATGGGCCGCAGGTACCTCAGTCCGCCACTTTCTACCGGTTAA
- a CDS encoding helix-turn-helix domain-containing protein codes for MSIGDRIKAKRLDLKLTQQDLSNGLHITPQHISAIEQNKRLPSLSMLEKLAEELGVTIDYLVTGRESILSGLIPAIKADPRLSLKARKALASIIEELHDGASAAEKVVIRKIASDLPARAGHSPA; via the coding sequence ATGTCTATCGGCGACAGGATCAAGGCCAAGCGCCTCGATCTGAAACTCACCCAGCAGGACCTGTCCAACGGACTTCACATTACTCCCCAGCATATCTCTGCCATCGAGCAAAACAAAAGGCTGCCGTCACTCTCAATGCTGGAGAAACTCGCCGAAGAACTGGGCGTTACCATAGACTACCTGGTCACCGGCAGGGAGTCTATTCTGTCAGGGCTGATTCCGGCCATCAAAGCCGACCCTCGGTTGTCCCTGAAAGCCCGGAAGGCGCTGGCCAGTATTATCGAGGAACTGCACGACGGCGCATCCGCCGCGGAAAAAGTAGTCATCCGGAAGATTGCCTCGGACTTGCCCGCTCGCGCCGGCCACAGCCCGGCCTGA